In one Chitinophaga sancti genomic region, the following are encoded:
- a CDS encoding glycosyltransferase family 4 protein: MQIYLDNIVFTIQRAGGVSMYWYELLKGLCNADLPLNFLNADPHSGNLFEQQLDYSPYPCIRESWIPPKYLRYLPLRYTLPSNAVFHGGYLRVSPQKDIVNILTLHDFAHERRMATRFPRGLANIRQKAYGIRHADGIICISESTRKELLHFYPKTDPEKVRVIHHGIADCFFPMNKQLPPAAAPPPSPYILYIGVRSHYKNFDQAVATLQLLPAHYQLVIAGGEAWLPKDREILEQAIPGRYHILQNVSAEELNILYNYAWCLLYPSSYEGFGFPPGEAMKAGCPVVATHTTSIPEVTGTAGLLVNNPSPAAFAEKIRLLEDANFRACIIQAGYARSQLFTWNKSIQETINFYKHCWNTKFLT; this comes from the coding sequence ATGCAAATTTACTTAGACAATATCGTGTTTACTATTCAAAGGGCCGGTGGCGTGTCCATGTACTGGTATGAGCTCCTGAAAGGGCTCTGCAATGCAGACCTGCCGCTGAACTTTCTGAATGCAGATCCGCATTCCGGCAACCTCTTTGAACAGCAGCTCGACTACAGTCCTTATCCCTGTATCCGTGAAAGCTGGATACCTCCCAAATACCTGCGTTATTTGCCATTACGCTATACACTGCCTTCCAATGCAGTGTTTCATGGTGGATACCTGCGGGTATCTCCACAAAAGGATATCGTCAATATTCTCACCTTACATGACTTTGCACATGAGCGAAGGATGGCTACCCGTTTCCCCCGCGGCCTGGCCAACATCCGGCAAAAGGCTTATGGCATACGCCATGCAGACGGTATTATCTGTATCTCAGAAAGTACCCGTAAAGAGTTATTGCATTTCTACCCCAAAACGGATCCTGAAAAGGTCAGGGTAATTCATCATGGTATCGCTGATTGTTTTTTCCCGATGAACAAACAGCTGCCGCCAGCTGCTGCACCACCGCCATCCCCTTATATCCTGTACATCGGCGTGCGCAGTCACTACAAAAACTTCGACCAGGCAGTGGCAACATTACAGTTATTACCGGCCCATTATCAGCTGGTGATAGCAGGTGGTGAAGCCTGGCTTCCCAAAGACAGGGAGATACTGGAACAGGCAATTCCAGGCAGGTATCATATACTACAGAATGTAAGCGCTGAAGAGCTGAACATCCTGTACAATTATGCCTGGTGTCTCTTGTATCCTTCCTCTTACGAAGGCTTTGGATTTCCACCGGGAGAAGCTATGAAAGCAGGTTGCCCCGTAGTCGCTACCCATACCACCTCCATTCCGGAAGTGACTGGTACTGCAGGGCTACTTGTAAACAACCCCTCTCCTGCTGCCTTTGCGGAAAAGATCCGCTTACTCGAAGACGCAAATTTCAGAGCCTGCATCATCCAGGCAGGCTATGCCCGATCACAACTCTTTACATGGAACAAAAGCATTCAGGAAACAATCAACTTTTACAAACATTGCTGGAACACTAAATTTTTAACATGA
- a CDS encoding FkbM family methyltransferase, producing the protein MNFIFKIADAARVFLQSGRGLSALWKKGGSIASTTILHNCKHYIPEIKTIIDVGANQGQFALSARYFYPRAGIHSFEPVPDVFRTLQQNISKANGISTYNFALGSTNGVLEFFQNDYSHASSALHVSAIQQQFFPQTASEHQIKVPVKRIDDLISNITFEAPVLLKLDVQGFEKEVLKGAAESLDKIDYLLFETSFVPMYEGEPLFDEMHNFVKELGFEFIAPVGFCQTDDLQILQMDLLYKRKSAA; encoded by the coding sequence ATGAATTTCATTTTCAAAATTGCGGACGCGGCCAGGGTATTTTTACAATCAGGAAGAGGTCTCAGTGCTTTGTGGAAAAAGGGAGGGTCCATTGCCTCCACCACCATTCTGCATAACTGTAAACACTATATCCCGGAGATAAAAACGATCATCGACGTAGGTGCAAACCAGGGTCAGTTTGCCCTTTCTGCACGCTACTTTTATCCCCGTGCAGGTATACACTCTTTTGAACCGGTGCCGGATGTATTTCGCACGCTGCAACAGAACATCAGCAAAGCGAATGGCATTAGTACCTACAACTTTGCATTGGGGAGTACCAATGGCGTGCTGGAGTTTTTTCAGAACGATTATTCGCATGCCAGTTCTGCCCTGCATGTATCTGCCATACAGCAACAATTCTTTCCGCAGACGGCCTCTGAACACCAGATCAAAGTACCTGTAAAAAGGATTGATGACCTGATCAGCAATATCACTTTTGAAGCGCCGGTATTATTAAAACTGGATGTACAGGGATTTGAAAAAGAAGTACTGAAAGGTGCCGCAGAAAGCCTGGACAAAATAGATTACCTGCTGTTTGAAACCTCTTTTGTGCCTATGTATGAAGGAGAACCCCTCTTTGATGAGATGCATAATTTCGTAAAAGAACTGGGCTTTGAATTTATCGCCCCTGTTGGTTTCTGCCAGACAGACGATTTGCAGATCTTACAAATGGATTTACTGTACAAGCGAAAATCAGCAGCATGA
- a CDS encoding undecaprenyl-phosphate glucose phosphotransferase, which yields MKNRNYAVQYVRQFIDFTILGAAFVLTRYYISTKGEMIFTSMDWILLSISIGTWIVLGASLRLYDEYDKVNSFSFEFVALLKNVLLQACVLTFLFFYLFKTYSYPRTFTLLYSAYVFAGAMITRYAVKKTLLRLRSQRHRTKNVLIVGAGETGINFYHTITKNGHFGYNCIGFVDDQAHTQLHGHYLGKISELTNILESNEVDDVIVALPEYAREQTESIIVASERAAKSVKIIPDVHQYCSTTVSMNLLGSFPLVNIRSFPLDDPGLQRMKRAFDIAFTLVLFSAFSWLFLLIAALIKLTSKGPVLFKQERWGLKNKKITCYKFRSMIVQTSEVDANGRFLQATRNDSRVTSIGRFLRKTNLDELPQFFNVLMGNMSFVGPRPHATPLHIESRETVQHYMRRQMVKPGITGWAQVNGCRGETSQSGMMEKRVAYDIWYIENYSFWLDCQIIFQTLVNMAKGDKNAY from the coding sequence ATGAAGAATCGAAATTATGCTGTTCAGTATGTACGGCAATTCATTGATTTTACTATACTCGGGGCAGCCTTTGTCCTCACCAGATATTATATCAGTACCAAGGGGGAAATGATCTTTACCAGCATGGACTGGATCCTGCTGAGTATCAGCATCGGCACCTGGATCGTGCTCGGCGCATCGCTCCGGCTGTATGATGAATATGACAAAGTCAATTCGTTTTCATTTGAATTTGTCGCCTTGTTAAAAAATGTATTGTTACAGGCATGTGTGCTCACTTTCCTGTTCTTTTATCTTTTCAAAACGTACAGCTATCCCCGCACCTTTACCCTCCTCTACTCCGCATATGTATTTGCAGGTGCCATGATCACCAGGTATGCGGTAAAGAAAACTTTATTAAGACTCAGGTCTCAGCGGCATCGTACAAAAAATGTACTGATCGTGGGAGCCGGCGAAACAGGTATCAACTTCTACCACACCATCACCAAGAACGGGCATTTCGGTTATAATTGTATCGGCTTTGTAGATGATCAGGCGCATACACAGTTGCATGGCCACTACCTGGGCAAGATCTCTGAACTGACCAATATTCTTGAATCAAATGAAGTGGATGATGTGATCGTTGCACTGCCTGAATATGCAAGGGAACAAACGGAAAGCATTATTGTAGCCAGTGAACGTGCCGCCAAGAGTGTGAAGATCATTCCTGATGTGCATCAGTATTGCTCTACCACCGTGAGTATGAACCTGCTGGGATCCTTCCCGCTGGTTAATATACGTTCCTTTCCGCTGGATGACCCGGGATTACAGCGTATGAAGCGGGCATTTGATATCGCATTTACACTCGTGCTTTTTTCTGCATTCAGCTGGTTGTTCCTGCTCATTGCCGCATTGATCAAACTGACCTCCAAAGGGCCGGTACTCTTCAAACAGGAAAGATGGGGTCTGAAAAATAAAAAGATCACCTGCTATAAGTTTCGCTCCATGATCGTACAAACCAGTGAAGTAGATGCAAATGGCAGGTTCCTGCAGGCTACACGAAATGACAGCCGTGTTACCTCCATTGGTCGTTTCCTGCGTAAAACCAATCTCGATGAGCTGCCGCAGTTTTTCAATGTGCTTATGGGCAACATGTCATTTGTAGGCCCACGTCCGCACGCCACGCCCCTGCACATAGAATCACGTGAAACGGTGCAACACTATATGCGCAGGCAAATGGTAAAACCGGGCATCACCGGCTGGGCACAGGTAAATGGCTGCAGGGGTGAAACCAGCCAGTCAGGTATGATGGAGAAAAGAGTAGCATACGATATCTGGTATATCGAAAATTATAGTTTCTGGCTGGATTGCCAGATCATATTCCAGACTTTAGTGAACATGGCTAAAGGGGATAAGAACGCTTATTAA
- a CDS encoding WcaI family glycosyltransferase, with amino-acid sequence MAERLLLITGNYSPEPTGIGKYNGEMMQWLAEKGYDCTVITTYPYYPHWKIQAPYEQQGHWYKKEIQQGLTVYRCPQYIPAAPSGMKRVLMDASFFLAAFFRLFILLFTRKFDVVMVVVPPFHLGFLGLLYKWIRGARLLYHIQDLQIEAARDLQMIRSRWLINTLFRMERFILHRADLLSSISEGMMRKIAAKSGREIFFFPNWVALSYFFPINERQQLKAGFGFRAEDKVILYSGAIGEKQGLESILDVAITMQDDPRLKFLICGAGPYKTTLENKARSMSLQNVIFYPTQASSHFNRFLNMADIHLVIQKANAADLVMPSKLTTILAVEGLALITANEGTSLYELVRTHELGIVVAAENQQALYEGLLQALNEDSGHITSRAGDYARNFLAIDSIMTSFEGNAIKASR; translated from the coding sequence ATGGCCGAACGATTATTACTGATTACAGGTAACTATAGCCCAGAGCCAACGGGAATTGGAAAATACAATGGGGAAATGATGCAATGGCTGGCTGAAAAAGGCTACGATTGCACAGTCATCACTACTTATCCTTATTACCCACACTGGAAAATACAAGCGCCCTATGAACAGCAGGGCCACTGGTATAAAAAGGAAATACAGCAGGGCCTCACCGTTTATCGTTGTCCCCAGTATATACCGGCAGCACCTTCAGGTATGAAACGCGTCCTGATGGATGCCTCCTTCTTCCTGGCAGCATTTTTTCGCCTGTTCATATTGTTGTTCACCAGGAAATTTGATGTGGTCATGGTAGTCGTTCCCCCGTTTCATTTGGGCTTTCTGGGCCTGCTGTACAAATGGATCAGGGGGGCGCGGCTGCTTTATCACATACAGGATCTGCAGATAGAGGCAGCCCGTGACCTGCAGATGATCCGCTCCCGCTGGCTGATCAATACCCTTTTCCGGATGGAACGTTTTATCCTGCACAGGGCTGACCTCCTAAGCAGCATCTCGGAGGGAATGATGAGGAAGATCGCGGCAAAATCAGGCCGGGAGATCTTCTTCTTTCCCAATTGGGTAGCCCTCAGTTATTTCTTTCCCATTAATGAAAGGCAGCAACTGAAAGCCGGTTTTGGCTTTCGGGCAGAAGATAAGGTAATACTTTATTCAGGAGCCATCGGGGAAAAACAGGGGCTGGAATCTATCCTGGATGTAGCAATAACCATGCAGGACGACCCAAGGTTGAAGTTCCTCATCTGCGGTGCAGGTCCGTATAAAACGACCTTAGAAAACAAGGCGCGGTCCATGTCACTGCAGAATGTGATCTTCTACCCTACCCAGGCTTCTTCACATTTCAACAGGTTCCTGAACATGGCAGACATTCACCTTGTGATCCAGAAAGCCAACGCAGCAGACCTTGTCATGCCCAGTAAGCTGACGACTATTCTTGCAGTGGAAGGACTCGCCCTGATCACAGCGAATGAGGGAACCAGCCTGTATGAGCTGGTAAGAACACATGAATTGGGAATTGTGGTAGCAGCAGAAAACCAACAGGCCCTGTATGAGGGATTACTACAGGCTCTAAATGAAGATTCCGGACACATCACCAGTCGTGCTGGTGACTATGCCCGGAACTTTCTCGCTATAGATTCAATTATGACAAGCTTTGAAGGGAACGCTATTAAGGCTTCCAGATAA
- a CDS encoding glycoside hydrolase family 2 protein, which yields MVRKLLNVTGLLLAPFLQLMAQSQYELNSGWECANVSDVTVKGEALSAPTYGLKGWLPATVPGTVLTTLLNNKLVPDPFYGMNNERIPDIYTTGRDHYTYWFVKDFSEATPAADGQVWLHFRGVNDGCDIYLNGHRLNATTHYGTYLRHSYNITSFLAKDGKNRLAVIVYPPVIVGNPNGGQGGDGVIAKNVGPQYTAGWDWIQPMRDRNTGIWDKVTIEKTGAVNISNPHVVTLVPGPRWPEAKQAPATIRVSAELDNATAKSIAGTLRYTIGGVTVSSKVTLAPKAHTEVQLPDLELKDPKLWWPSGYGPQNLYQSKVEFVENNKVDDTEEISVGVREIRTFWNAHTRSRELSVNGQNIFVKGGNWITSDAMFRFTDERYDAEIRFHRDMNLNLIRIWGGSLTERPEFFKACDKYGMLVFQDFWMSGDCNGRWVDPMKKEDQWTRRQYPDDHRLWINSAADQVKLLRNHASLAFWCGGNEITPPTDIFDVLADSIMPKLDGTRYFFHYSNTDSMSYNMLGGNGDGPYNWQPLNVFWNERTWPFNSEVGSVGVGDLESLERFIPKENLVGPENKPGGVDSVWDYHKYIPYFNSLDVYGKPKDIRDWTNKAQLVNYDQYRGLMEGFSSHMWDWYTGVIIWKTQNPWTALRGQHYDYYLDPNACLYGNRTGAAPVHGMINPTDGTVFIVNNTFSYYHDIMLQLKAYDMKGHDTLITQVFCEIGPSNVQKIMNVKNFLDKLAEKEGVFLAVRLIKADKTVMDDNLYWFPDAKGNYSGLQNMQAAKPQITATKSGNEIHVKISNPKGGPLAFFNRVSLINPQTKKRILPVFYNDNYVSVVPGEEKVVIISGDAIAKAGKTQVTVSGWNLAEQVIEIK from the coding sequence ATGGTCCGGAAACTACTGAATGTGACAGGTCTCTTACTGGCACCTTTTTTACAATTGATGGCGCAAAGCCAATATGAACTTAACAGCGGCTGGGAATGTGCAAACGTCTCTGACGTGACTGTTAAGGGCGAGGCACTGTCAGCTCCTACCTATGGGCTCAAAGGCTGGTTGCCGGCTACTGTACCAGGTACTGTTTTAACGACATTACTGAACAACAAGCTGGTTCCAGATCCCTTCTATGGAATGAATAATGAGCGTATACCTGATATCTATACCACAGGTCGCGATCATTATACCTATTGGTTTGTAAAAGATTTCTCTGAAGCAACTCCTGCTGCTGACGGCCAGGTATGGCTGCACTTCAGAGGTGTGAACGATGGTTGCGACATTTACCTGAACGGTCATCGCCTGAATGCGACTACCCATTACGGTACTTACCTCCGTCATTCCTACAACATTACTTCCTTCCTCGCAAAGGATGGTAAGAACCGCCTGGCCGTGATCGTATATCCGCCTGTTATCGTGGGTAATCCTAACGGTGGCCAGGGTGGTGATGGTGTGATCGCCAAAAACGTTGGCCCTCAGTACACTGCTGGCTGGGACTGGATCCAGCCAATGCGTGACCGTAATACCGGTATCTGGGATAAGGTGACCATCGAGAAAACCGGTGCTGTCAACATCAGCAACCCGCATGTGGTAACCCTGGTGCCAGGTCCAAGATGGCCGGAAGCGAAGCAGGCACCTGCTACTATCAGGGTAAGCGCAGAACTGGATAACGCTACTGCAAAAAGCATTGCAGGTACCCTGCGTTATACAATCGGTGGTGTAACCGTGAGCAGCAAAGTAACGCTGGCACCAAAAGCACATACCGAAGTACAGCTGCCTGACCTGGAGCTGAAAGATCCTAAACTCTGGTGGCCTTCTGGTTATGGTCCGCAGAACCTGTACCAGAGCAAGGTTGAATTCGTAGAAAACAATAAAGTAGACGATACAGAAGAGATCAGCGTAGGTGTGCGTGAGATCCGTACTTTCTGGAATGCACACACCAGGAGCCGTGAACTTTCTGTAAACGGTCAGAATATCTTCGTTAAAGGTGGTAACTGGATCACTTCCGATGCCATGTTCCGCTTCACAGATGAGCGTTATGATGCAGAAATCCGTTTCCATCGCGACATGAACCTGAACCTGATCCGTATCTGGGGCGGTAGTCTCACCGAAAGACCAGAGTTCTTCAAGGCCTGTGATAAATACGGTATGCTGGTATTCCAGGACTTCTGGATGAGCGGTGACTGTAATGGCCGTTGGGTAGATCCAATGAAGAAAGAAGACCAGTGGACCCGCAGGCAATATCCTGATGACCACCGCCTGTGGATCAACTCTGCTGCGGACCAGGTAAAACTCCTGCGTAACCATGCCTCCCTGGCATTCTGGTGCGGCGGTAATGAGATCACCCCTCCGACCGACATCTTCGATGTACTGGCAGACAGCATCATGCCTAAACTGGATGGTACCCGTTACTTCTTCCATTATTCCAACACAGACAGTATGTCTTACAACATGCTGGGTGGCAATGGCGACGGTCCTTACAACTGGCAGCCGCTGAATGTATTCTGGAATGAGAGAACCTGGCCATTCAACTCTGAAGTAGGTTCTGTAGGCGTAGGCGACCTGGAATCCCTGGAACGCTTTATTCCAAAAGAAAACCTGGTAGGCCCTGAAAACAAACCTGGTGGTGTTGATTCAGTATGGGATTATCATAAATACATTCCTTACTTCAATTCACTGGATGTATACGGTAAACCAAAGGATATCAGAGACTGGACAAACAAGGCACAGCTGGTGAACTATGACCAGTACCGTGGCCTGATGGAAGGTTTTAGTTCTCATATGTGGGATTGGTATACAGGTGTGATCATCTGGAAAACACAGAACCCATGGACAGCATTACGCGGCCAGCACTACGATTACTACCTGGATCCGAATGCATGTCTGTACGGTAACAGAACCGGTGCCGCACCAGTACATGGTATGATCAACCCGACTGATGGAACCGTATTCATTGTAAATAATACCTTCAGCTACTACCATGATATCATGCTGCAACTGAAAGCGTATGATATGAAAGGTCATGATACCCTGATCACACAGGTATTCTGTGAAATTGGCCCATCCAATGTGCAGAAGATCATGAATGTGAAGAATTTCCTGGATAAGCTGGCAGAGAAAGAAGGAGTATTCCTGGCAGTACGCCTGATCAAAGCTGATAAGACGGTAATGGATGATAACCTGTACTGGTTCCCTGATGCAAAAGGTAACTACTCCGGTTTACAGAACATGCAGGCCGCTAAGCCGCAGATCACTGCAACGAAATCAGGTAATGAGATCCATGTAAAGATCAGCAATCCTAAGGGTGGTCCGCTGGCGTTCTTTAACAGGGTATCACTGATAAATCCGCAAACGAAGAAGAGAATTTTGCCGGTGTTCTACAATGATAACTATGTATCAGTCGTACCAGGTGAAGAGAAGGTGGTGATTATCAGTGGCGATGCGATTGCAAAAGCTGGTAAAACCCAGGTAACGGTAAGTGGCTGGAACCTTGCAGAACAGGTGATCGAAATCAAATAG
- a CDS encoding HEAT repeat domain-containing protein: MRRSNLILFIILGACLHAAGQGQPSPYATRIGMILQEMPSPNDSLKTISMKQLEKLGEPGLTTLAMMSQTGNVNVQYALSAYTVYVTAALRDSARKTAVKAYCRALKQVSTIPAKIFLINQLQLCGNDVAAAAIAPYLVQDALCDAAVRAVIQIDGPVAKPTVVYALSKSKGNARIALINAIGELRYLSGLDAVTALADTKDLRQRRAALMAIASLGNESSDSLLHAAAAKAGYVYDSSNATAAYILFAQRMADNWPQEPARIIAARMLRECKSHAQLPARIAALQIMATVHFSDGNRILGDAAADPDPAFSAAALKMAAKNMNSANTSYWLDRVVREKGAAKAGILLLLGGSQQRAATRVIQAALADTNLVVKTAAIRATGLLGNTTMIASLIYEMNKADSNTIFLIRDVLLTMRSRMVASTAGISLQNKPPLMQIALLQVLAERKADEAKGRVEALMQSANPAVREQAAKTMKAITGT; this comes from the coding sequence ATGAGGCGTTCGAATCTGATCCTATTCATTATACTTGGCGCCTGCCTGCATGCAGCAGGGCAGGGGCAACCATCACCCTATGCTACGAGGATCGGCATGATCCTGCAGGAAATGCCATCACCCAATGACAGCCTGAAAACCATCTCCATGAAGCAGCTGGAAAAGCTGGGAGAACCCGGCTTGACAACATTGGCTATGATGTCGCAGACCGGGAATGTAAACGTGCAATATGCCCTTTCTGCCTATACCGTATACGTTACTGCTGCCCTGCGTGATTCTGCCCGTAAAACGGCTGTAAAAGCTTATTGCAGGGCATTGAAACAAGTCAGCACCATCCCAGCCAAAATTTTCCTGATCAATCAGTTGCAGCTATGTGGCAATGATGTGGCAGCAGCTGCTATTGCGCCTTACCTGGTGCAGGATGCCCTGTGTGATGCAGCAGTAAGAGCGGTGATCCAGATCGATGGCCCCGTTGCCAAACCAACGGTCGTATATGCCTTATCAAAATCAAAAGGTAATGCCCGGATAGCATTGATCAATGCCATTGGGGAACTTCGTTACCTGAGCGGACTGGATGCTGTAACTGCCCTGGCTGATACTAAAGACCTGCGCCAGCGCAGGGCCGCCCTGATGGCCATCGCCAGCCTGGGGAATGAAAGCAGCGATTCATTATTACATGCTGCAGCAGCAAAAGCCGGCTATGTATACGATAGTTCGAATGCAACGGCAGCGTATATATTATTTGCACAACGCATGGCAGATAACTGGCCGCAGGAACCTGCCAGGATAATTGCCGCCCGCATGCTCAGGGAATGTAAATCCCATGCACAGCTGCCTGCAAGAATTGCGGCGCTGCAGATCATGGCAACAGTGCATTTCAGTGATGGCAACAGGATCCTGGGCGATGCAGCAGCAGATCCTGATCCCGCCTTCAGCGCAGCAGCCCTGAAAATGGCGGCAAAGAATATGAACAGTGCCAACACCAGTTACTGGTTAGACCGGGTGGTAAGAGAAAAAGGAGCTGCGAAAGCGGGGATTCTTTTACTGCTAGGCGGCAGCCAGCAGCGAGCCGCCACAAGGGTGATCCAGGCTGCCCTGGCAGATACGAACCTGGTGGTGAAAACTGCAGCGATCAGGGCCACCGGCCTCCTGGGTAATACAACCATGATCGCTTCACTGATCTACGAAATGAACAAAGCAGACAGCAATACCATCTTCCTGATCAGGGATGTATTGCTCACCATGCGGAGCAGAATGGTCGCTTCAACGGCAGGCATTTCTTTACAGAACAAACCGCCACTGATGCAGATTGCTTTACTCCAGGTGCTGGCAGAAAGAAAGGCGGACGAGGCGAAAGGAAGAGTAGAGGCATTGATGCAAAGCGCAAACCCTGCTGTAAGGGAGCAGGCAGCGAAAACCATGAAAGCAATAACAGGTACATGA
- a CDS encoding Gfo/Idh/MocA family oxidoreductase: MKNIAGTVVAFTILPRHVLGRGYLAPSDQLTKGIIGTGVAGRQFLNYPGTRVTALCDVNQANLAQAAALLDKKVKTFDDYRHLLLQKDIDFVHIATPPHWHGLMAIEAAAAGKDIWCETPMTHSIAEGRQVITAVQTYGRIFRLNLDHRIEGKLYGTNMPVKKLQKLISSAILGGPITITLGPQTGFNWPFQNPGLTSLPAQPIPATLNYDRWLGPAPYKPYHINRIQHFPAYWDYSGGILAELGQQYLDPIQFILGKDETSPVEVAVEAPLQHPDVVGTWQKITFTYEDGCKIILDAEGREANAPFISGPAGKLYADFKSDIRDLETKLADFPDPPLAATDFVKAVKERQTFATNEENGHRSCTLVNMGIIALQLGRSLQFDPVKQTFLFDEGANRLLNKALRSTWK, encoded by the coding sequence TTGAAAAATATAGCCGGTACGGTGGTTGCTTTTACCATTCTTCCCCGGCATGTATTGGGTCGGGGCTACCTGGCCCCCAGTGACCAGCTGACCAAAGGTATAATCGGTACCGGTGTTGCCGGCAGGCAATTCCTGAACTACCCTGGAACCCGTGTAACCGCTCTCTGTGATGTAAACCAGGCTAACCTGGCACAGGCCGCAGCCCTGCTGGATAAAAAGGTAAAGACTTTCGACGACTACCGTCACCTTCTCCTGCAAAAGGACATCGACTTTGTACATATTGCTACGCCCCCGCACTGGCATGGCCTCATGGCCATCGAAGCCGCCGCCGCAGGGAAAGATATCTGGTGCGAAACGCCGATGACCCATTCCATTGCCGAAGGCAGGCAGGTGATCACGGCTGTACAGACCTATGGCCGGATCTTCCGGCTCAATCTGGATCACCGGATTGAAGGTAAGCTGTATGGTACCAACATGCCTGTTAAAAAACTACAAAAACTGATAAGCAGTGCGATACTGGGCGGCCCAATTACCATCACACTCGGGCCGCAGACCGGTTTTAACTGGCCTTTTCAAAACCCGGGGCTCACCAGTCTTCCTGCCCAGCCAATACCTGCTACATTGAATTATGACCGCTGGCTTGGCCCGGCGCCTTATAAACCTTATCATATCAACAGGATCCAGCATTTTCCTGCTTACTGGGATTATAGTGGAGGCATCCTGGCAGAACTGGGTCAGCAATACCTCGATCCTATACAGTTTATACTGGGTAAAGATGAAACCAGCCCCGTCGAGGTAGCCGTGGAAGCTCCTTTACAACATCCGGATGTTGTGGGCACCTGGCAAAAAATCACCTTTACTTATGAAGATGGTTGTAAGATCATCCTGGACGCTGAAGGCAGGGAGGCAAATGCACCCTTTATCTCCGGACCAGCAGGAAAACTGTATGCTGATTTCAAATCAGATATCCGTGACCTGGAAACAAAACTGGCCGATTTTCCTGATCCACCACTGGCCGCCACTGATTTTGTGAAAGCCGTGAAGGAAAGGCAAACCTTTGCGACAAACGAAGAAAACGGACATCGCTCCTGTACCCTGGTCAATATGGGAATAATTGCCCTTCAACTGGGCCGTTCTCTCCAGTTTGATCCTGTAAAACAAACCTTCCTGTTCGATGAAGGTGCCAACAGGTTGCTGAATAAAGCCCTGCGCAGCACCTGGAAATAA
- a CDS encoding helix-turn-helix transcriptional regulator, whose amino-acid sequence MSTNRHEQVIASISEYLLLNLDKPVSISQLAHSHYISESKLKQDFKKYMHLSLINWLLEQRMQKAFQLLQQSDSKISDIAEEVGYSNVSSFNREFRKHYACSPREIREGNSE is encoded by the coding sequence ATGTCAACCAATCGCCACGAACAGGTCATTGCCAGCATTAGCGAATACCTGCTGCTCAACCTTGACAAACCAGTGAGCATATCACAACTAGCTCATTCTCATTACATAAGTGAATCAAAGCTGAAACAGGATTTCAAAAAATACATGCATCTTTCCCTTATAAACTGGTTATTAGAACAAAGAATGCAAAAGGCTTTTCAGCTTTTACAACAATCGGATAGTAAAATTTCCGATATTGCGGAAGAAGTGGGGTATAGTAATGTCTCAAGTTTCAACCGGGAGTTCAGGAAACATTACGCCTGTTCCCCCCGGGAAATTCGGGAAGGAAATAGTGAATAA